A segment of the Sporichthyaceae bacterium genome:
CATCACCACCGGTTCCACCACGAGCACGGTGGCTTCGGCGGCGGCGGCTACTGCGACGACAGCGGACCCACCGACGACCCCGCATACGACGACGCCTACAGCGACGACGCGACCGACTCGTGCTACGAGCCCGGCGACCCCGGTTACGACGACGACGGGCCGCTGCCGAGCACCGGCGCCAAGGTGGCCGGGATCGGCGGGGCAGGTGCGGCGCTGATCGCCGGCGGTGTGCTGTTGACCGTCCGCCGACGCCGCCGGACCGTCAGCGACTGATTCGCTCGTCCTGTCCCCTACTACGTCGCAGGCTTCGTGGGTGCCTGATCCGCGCGCCCACGGCCGCTTATTTTTGGCCTGATTGTCCGATCTGTGGGCCGATCACCCTTTTGGATCAATCCGCTCCGGATTGTGCCGCCTGCCGACCTACGCTCCGGATGCAGCCAAGTACACGCTCGCCGTTGCGTTCGGGGGAATCGATGAGCCGGATAGCGTTGATCACTGGTATCACCGGACAGGACGGCTCGTACCTGGCCGAGCTTCTGCTGGCCAAGGGTTACGAGGTCCACGGTCTGATCCGCCGAGCCTCCACGTTCAACACCGAACGCCTCGACGACGTCTACCAAGACCCGCACGACGCGCACCGCCGGCTGTTCCTGCACTACGGCGACCTGACCGAAGGCGGCGGGCTGGTCAACCTGCTTCGGACGGTCACGCCCCACGAGGTTTACAACCTTGGCGCGCAGAGCCATGTCCGGGTGAGTTTCGAAATGCCGGAGTACACCGGCGACGTGACCGCGATCGGCACGATCCGCTTGTTGGAGGCGATCCGCAACGCCGGGATCGAGACGCGCTTCTATCAGGCCTCGAGCTCCGAGCTTTACGGTTCGACACCGCCGCCGCAGAATGAGCAGACCCCGTTCCACCCGCGGTCTCCCTACGCCATCGCGAAGCTCTACGCCTACTGGGCTGTGGTCAATTATCGCGAGGCCTACGACATGTACGCCGCGAACGGCATTCTGTTCAACCACGAGAGCCCCCGGCGCGGCGAGACCTTCGTGACCCGCAAGATCACCCGCGGCGTCGCGATGATCGCGGCCGGCCTCCAGGATGCCCTCTACCTCGGCAATCTGGACGCCGTCCGTGACTGGGGTTACGCCGCGGAGTACGTCGAAGGCATGTGGCGGATGCTGCAGCAGGACCAACCCTCCGACTACGTCCTTGCAACTGGGAAGGCGGCCAGTGTCCGCGACTTCTGCGCGGTTGCATTCGCCGCGGCCGAACTGGACTGGGAGCGGTACGTCCGTTACGACGCCGCCTACGAGCGCCCCAGCGAAGTCGCTGCACTGATCGGTGACGCCTCGAAGGCCGAACGCGAGCTGGGTTGGCAAGCTCGGACGGACTGGCGTGCCCTCGCTACGTTGATGGTGGACCACGACCGCCAGAAGCTGGACGACGCGCTGTCCGGTCGGCTGGTCCGGGCGGCGGCCGCGATGATCCCCGCAGCCCGCAGCCACGCCTGACAATCTCCGCGGTACCGCGGCGGGCCGTACCTCGACGCGCAGTGGTGGACCACGCCGCAGATGGGCGAGCGGGCACGGCGAACGCTCACTCAGGCGGATCAATCAGCCCGGAACGTCTGCACAGAACAACTACGCTCGGCCCGTGCTCCGCGGCGGGACGGAGCACCCGCTCGCTTGCTCTCGAGAGTTGAGGACGACCGTGCACTCGACCGACGCTCGTTCGGCGCTGGTCCGGCCGGCACGACCCTTCCTGTCGGACGAGCTCACCCGCGCGTCTGGCGGGGCGCTTCTCGCCCAACTGATCACCGTGCCCATCTGGGGCATCAGCGGGTTGATCTCCGCCCGAATCCAGGTCGTCAGTCTGGGTCCTTCCGGATACGGATCGGTGTCGATAATCACGAGCCTGCCGGCCCTTCTGCCGTTCGCCAATCTCGGTGTCGGCGCCGACGTGGTCAACAGCGCCGGCGGCCGCAAGGCCGAGGTTTTGCAGACGTTCGGCAGAAGCTTCCGGATTCTGGTGCGCAACTGTCTCTTGCTGTGTCTCGCGGCGATAGCGCTGGGGGCGATGCGCCTGTGGCACGTGCTGCTCAAGTTCCCGGCCGATAATGCACTCGAGGCCAGTGCCACGGCCGGAATAGTCCTCTTCGCCGTTTCGCTACCGCTCGGGCTGGGATATTCCCTGGCCCTGGGCGCCGGCCGAAATCGTGAGGTCATCTGTCTCCAGGCGATCAGTCCGGTCGTCAACATCGCGATTCTTTGTGCGCTCCCTCAATGGACGACCAATCCCTACTGGTACGTCCTGACGCTGATGGCCACGCCGTTGCCCGGCGCCGTTCTGGCCTGTCGGCTCGGCGCCCGGGCACTGAACGTGCCCATCGGGGACTTGCTCGCCGTTTGTCGGTTCCGGTCGTCCGGTCGGGTCACACACTCGGTGGCGCGCGGAATGATGGTGGTCTCGCTCGCATGCCCGCTGACCTATCACACCGACCGGATCGTGATCAGTCACATGCTGGGCACGGTGGCCGTCGCCCGCTACAGCGCGGCGGCCTCCCTGCAGGGCCTGGGTATCGGCCTCGTGACTTCGGCGGGCATGGCGCTGTGGCCCAAATTCGCGCAGCGTCGCCGCGAGGGGCGGACCGGCTTGACCGACCTGGGCCGAACCACCCTCTGGTTCGCCGCCGGCGTCGCCCCGATGGCCGCCTTGCTCGTACTTTTCATCCCATGGGCGACCGCTTTGATGACCCACGGGCAGGTAACGGCCGACCGGGGACTCGCCGTCGCGTTTGCCCTCCTCCTGGTCGTGATCGCGACTCACCTGCCGTCCGGCATGCTCCTCACCGACGCGTTCGGCTTCCGCGTCCAAGCCTGGGGCCACGCCTTGATGGCCTTGACCAGCATCGTGCTCTCGATCGTGCTCTGTGCCAGGGTGGGCGTCGCGGGACCCGTCCTCGCCTCCTCCATCGCCTTCGTCACCTGCGTCTGGCCTGCCACCGCGATCGGCCTACGAAAGGTGCACGCGGGCAGTCGAACCGGCCACGCCTCGGCTGCGAAGACACTTGACACCGCATCCCTGGCCACGCCCTGCGCCATCCCGTCGAGCCGCTCGGCGGAAGCCGCCCAGCCGAGTTCCCCGACGGGCACCGCCTCCTGACCCTCGTACCGAGGCCGAGACTCAGAAGTCCGATCATGCCCGCGGCCGATCGGCATCAACTACGCTGCGCGGCGCAGTAGACGGTCTCCAACCGGTCCACCACCGCCTCGACGCTGAGCCAGTCGCGCAGCGCCTCGTCGGCACAGGCGAGCTGCCGGGCCCGGAATTCCGAGTCGGCCAAAAGCGCGATGACGGCCGACGCGAGCGCCTCCGGACTGCCGTCGGTGACCGTGGCGGCGCCTCGGTCTCGCAGTTCCTGCGCTATGCCGCAATCGGCGGTCAGGACTGCCGGGGTCCCGGCGGACATGGCTTCGAGGACGGTCATCGGGAAAACCTCGCCGACGCTGGGCAACACGTACACCGAGGCTCGCTGCATCTCTGCCCGCGCACCGCCCTGCGGGACGACCCCGCGGTAGCGGACACGGCCACCGAGGCCGTGCTCCGCCAGGTATGCGCGCAGCGCAGGCAAATCGCCTTGGTCCGGCCCGATAATCTCGAAGTCGGCCGGGCATCCGGCCGCCACCAGCAGGGCGGCCATTCGTGCGAAGGCCAGGACTCGTTTGCGGGGGTGCAACCGCGCCAGGAACATCACCACCGGCCGACCATCGTCCTCACACCGCGGCGTCCAGGCCGGCGACGGAACGCCATTGGCCACGGTACGTATGCGGCTCGGATCCCTCGTCAAGCCCGCCACGCCTCGGCGTTCGTCGTCGGTCAGCACGAGCACGGTGTCAGCGCCGTCGAGAACCCGCCGGGTTGCCAAGCAATCGACGAGCCGGACCGCAGCTCGCGATCTTGGCATGATCATGCCGTGCGTCTGGACCACAACCTTTCGGGCCCCGCCGAGCCCGAGTCGCGCCGCAGCCAAGGTGATCAGGTCGCGTCCCAGATGGATATGGACGGCGTCGTACCTGTCACGGTTGCGCAGCAGGTACAACCAGAGGTGCGGGGACGCGAGGCCGACGAAACCCGGGCCCACTCGGTGCACCCGGAACAAGCGGTGGTGCACCAGCGATTCCGGCAGTTCCGCACGTCCGTCCCACCCGGCCAACAGCTCCACCTCGTGGCCGCGCCGGGCCAACTCCTCGGCCTGAGCCAACGCCACCGAGATCGGACCGCCGAACGCGCCGTCGACCGAGAGGTAGGTGACGACGTGGGCGATCCTCACGGATGCCCCGCGGCGAGGGATGCGAACCTCGGGCCGAGGTTCACACAATCGGGGCCCGAAACCACGGTGTTGGCGGCAATCGCACCGTCCACCACGGTCATCGGCCGCGCCAACGAGCTACGTCCGATCCGGGAGCCGCCCAGCACGATGCAGCGGGAGGTGATCCAGACGCCGTCCTCGACATGAATCGGACGAGTCAGCAGAGCCATGTCCCGTCGGTGCGCGTGGCTGCCCGTGGTCAACATGGTCTCCTGCGAGATAACCACGTCATGCCCGACATAAATGTGGTCCTGATTGTGGAACCAGACGCCTTCGCCGATCCAGCACCGGTCGCCGACGTGCAGTTTCCAGGGAAATTTCACCCGGCTACGCGGTCGGAAGATCACGCCCCGACCGATCTGCGCCCCGAACGCACGCAGCACAGCCACGCGCAACCGCGAGCTGATCTGGAGGGGGTTGGTGAGGAACAGCACTTCGCAGATTCCCCAGAGATAAACGACGGCGGTGGGTTTTCCCCAAGCAACTCGCTCGCCTGGCGCCAGCGAGAGATCGAGAACCGGTACGTCGTTCGCCACCGCATTGCGCGTCATGCGAACCCCCTCCGCATAGCCGAAGCCGAGTTTAGTGTCGGCGGACCATGAGGATCTCCCGCTAGGCCGTTCGAGCGGCGCAGGACACTCAGCACGCGCCCCGCGCTGAAATAACCGCCCGAAAGGTCCGGGCCAGGATCAGCAGGTCGTAACTCAACGACCAGTTCTCGACGTATCTCAGGTCCAGCATCTCGGTCTGGGCCCACGTCAGGCTCGATCGACCGCTCACCTGCCACAGACCCGTCATCCCCGGCCTTACCAGCAACCGTCGACGCATGTCGGCGGAGTACTCCGAAACCTCCTCCGGCAAGGGCGGACGCGGACCGACCAATGACATCTCGCCACGCAGGACATTGAGCAATTGAGGCAGTTCATCGATCGAGTAGCGCCGCAGGATTTGACCGATCGGGGTCACCCGCGGGTCCTGGACGATCTTGAACAGGACGCCGCCGCTCTCGTTGTGATGCAGCAATTCGGCCTTGCGCGATTCCGCGTCGACGGTCATCGTGCGGAGCTTCAGAATGCGGAACTGCCGGCCACCACGCCCGACCCGGGTCTGACAGAAGAACGGCGAACCGCCGTCGTGGCTCCAGATCGCAAATCCCACCACGGCGAGCAGAGGCGCTACGAGAACCAGGCCGACTAGGGAGCCCAGGCGGTCGAAGCCGCCCTTGAGCACGCGCGCCGGACCGGACAGGCGAACTCCGGCGACCTGAACCATCGGAGCGTGACCGATCGAACGGACCGAGACGCGGTGGCGCAAAGTCTCGGTGATGCCTGCGCAAGCAACCCATTCCACGCCCGCGGTCTCCAACCGCCAGGCCAGCCGCCGCAATCGCTCACCCGAGAGGCCCGACCCGGGAAGGATCATTACGAGGTCCGGACCGGTCACGGCGAGCAGCGCTTCGAGGTCCTCGACCCGACCGCTCAGTACGTCGGGATCGGCGTCGATCTCGACATCCAACCCGGCGGTGTCCGACAGGCAGTAGCCGACGATCTCGATCCCGTGGTCCGGCGCGGTCCGCAATCTGCTCGCCCGGTCAGTCACCGTCTCCGCCGATCCGATCAGGATCGTTCGCTGCCTGCACCGGCCGCGCACCCGGGCGCGGCGCAACCAACCCAGGAGCAGCCAACGGCAGACCAGGCTTGCGCACACGACCAGCAGCAGCCCCGCCAGCCAGGTGCGATGCGGCTGGACATCGGCGACGATGGGCCCACCGGCCAGCAACCCCAACAGCCAGACCGCCGCGACCGGGACGGCTCGCGGACCAGTGCCACCGGGGTCCAACGTTTGGCTCAGGTAGCCGTGGTGCACGGCCACCAGCGCGATCCAGACCAGCACAGTCGGCACGAGAGCAACGGCGAACCAGTGCCACCCAAGGTCCGGTTCCGACCACCTGACCAAGCTCAGCCCGAGCACGGCCGCCGCACTATCGGCGACAATGGTCGCCGACCGATACACCGACCGCCAGTCCCGCCGTCGGCCGGCGGGCGCCCCGAGCGACTCGGCCTGCGCTGCTGCGACCTGCCCGAGGGCCGACGCGTCCGGTTGCGGTACGACGACGGAAACCGTGGGGCGACGCGGAGCGGGCAGTTGCACCTCGACGCCCGAGGCGCCGACCAGAGGTTGTTGCGTCATAGGTCCCCCGTGATGCGTCCGCCGGCACCGAGTACTGCGCGTGGCCGGTAGGCCGCGCGACCCGAAACCCTCGTGAGTCGACCGATCAAATTCAACTGGAAGCAACTTCCCGGGGCGAGAGGTTTGGTGCACCGTCCGCCGGACGGCTCAACGAGCCCCGTCCCGGGATTGGCGCGACGGGGTTTTCCCGGGACGGTGCCGGCTTCCCGGATTGCTGCGCGCACCCGGCCTGACGGACCGTCACAGCCATCGGACGGACCAAGGGCTGGGGGGGAACCAAGGGGGTGCCCGGCGTAGCGGGCTCCTCGAGGTGCAGGACGATCCGTCGAGTTCGCTGACGTGGCAACTCGACATCCAAGCTGTACATCGGATGGCCGTGCTCCATGCCCGAGCCGACGAATTGCGGTCGTCCATCGAGCGTCGCGGCCGTCAACCTGCCGTTCACTGAGGCCGCGAAATACACCAGCACTCGGTTATCTCCAGAGCTGACCGCATATGGGTGCGAGTCACTGCGTGCCACCACGAAAGGACTGGTCACGTCGGACGGCACCGAGTTGCGAAGATCGATCGTCACCGTCACGACGCGAACGCCGTGGCACTGCCGCGCATCCCAGGTCAACGACCGATCCAAGTAGTAATCGAGCTTGTTGCCCCCGTCGTTCACCACGGTGAGCCCGGCGTAAGGGCCGCTCGTCTCAGGCACCGCGCCGGAGACCGGCAGGCGCAGGAGTTGCGACTCGACCGCAGGGTCGGCGGTCCAGACCAGCAGACGCCGATCGCGCACCGCTCTGGCCAGCGCCGTGAGCAGACCCAAGCCGTCGCCGTGCGAGTCAGCCATCCGTTTGGTGACCGCCTCGGCCACCTGGACCAGGAACCGCTTGCGCCCGGTGATGTCCGGTCCGAATCGGAGGTAAGCCGTGTTCTCCGTCAGCTGTACGACGTTGTCCGCGGATATGCTCGAACCGTCCGGCAACGTCGCGGGCCCGACAGTCGCCAGCAGATAACTGAGAACCTGCGGATCCACGGCTACTGCGCCGTCGAGTCGCCGACCGGTCTTGGCCTGCCACATGGCCTGCCAGATCCGTGCGGCGTCGGGGAAATTCGGGCCCAGGTTGCTGTTCACGTACAACTGTTCGCTTCCCGAGGCACGCCAAAGGGTGTCGTAGTCCCGACCGAGATCGACGTTCGCCGTGACGCCGGACAGGGCGACATCGGTGTAGAAGCTCTCGAATCGGATCTTGCCGTCGGCCACGTCCATGATGCCGAAAGCCCCGGGAAGGCCACCGGTGCCCCGGGCTTCCGCGTCGTTCTGGAAGGCGACGAAATAGCTGCGCGGCCCGCCTGCGCCCAGCAGCGCAGGTGCGATCTGCGCGGCGGTGTTGATCTGCCCGGCCCCGGCTCGCAGGTCCTCCAGTCGGTCCGCGAACAGGGCCCGAGCGTTGTCCACGGTGCCCCACCAGGTGCGCCTGGGCAGTCCGGCCACCGTGGCCGCAGCTTGCGAGACCGCCTTAGTCGCATCGGAGAGGACCGGCATGACGCGCTGCAGTTCGGCAGTCGGGAGTCCGGCATCGGCCCCGCGTAGCCGGCCCGGGCCGACCAACGCGCCGACGGAAGTCAGGGCACGTGACGCGGCGGTGGTCGTCCCGTCCGCCGCATCCGCTATGCCTCGGACCGAGCGCAACGGCGAGCCCAGCCAGGGAATGCGCGCTGCCGTTGCCCAAACCGGACCACGGGTGAGTCGGTGGGCCTGCCGAGCCGAGCGGCTCATTCGCTGCAGGGTCGCTTCGGCACCGGCCACGTCACGGCGATCCAGGGCGGCGCGCAGGGCGACGGCATCCGAGCGCAGGTGCTCAAGGCTCCGTGCAGCCGGCACGCCCGTCACGACCAGCCACGCCAGCCCACAGATTGGTGTCGCCACAAGGATCCGCACGGTAAGACGCCGACGGCGGCCGCGTGCGAAGGAGGCGTTCCGGACCGGTCGTCCGGTTCGTTGCCTCGGGAACGGAGGTCGGTTGCCGACCCGCGCCGACTGTTCCTGCGCAGGAAGGTGTTCCCTTTCTTCCGGAAATGCTGTCAGGTAAGCGGGGTAGCGATCGTCGAAGGACACAGAATCACCTCCATGTCACGCATCGCCCGTCCGAAGCTCAGATTCCGGAGGGCGAAGTCGCGCTGCGACCGGCCGTATGCCGCGCAGCTTTCGGGGCAGGCCGCAAGTTCACGGATCAACTGGAGCAAAGCCGCCGGATCGCTGGGGGCGACCGGGGAGGGCGCGCCCGCCAAGCGCAATTCGGCCGCGGTTGCGCTGTCCGGGCGCACCGCTGCGGCCACCGGACGGCCGCTCGAGAAGTAACTGGTGAGCTTGCTCGGCAGACTCATCTGCGCAACGCTCGGGCGCTCGTTCAACAGCAGGATGTCGGCCGCGTCCAAGACCGATCCGTAGTCCGCGTCACTGCACAGTGGGCGGAACTCGAGATTGGGAAGCCCCGAAGCCGCAATGCGCAGGCGGTCGAACTGCGATCCATCCCCCATCAACACCCAGCGCAGGCGCGGCTCGCCCTGAGCAAGTCGAGCGGCCTCGACAACGTTCTCGAGACCTTGCTTGAATCCCATGCTTCCGGTGTGGAGGATCACGGTCGCGTCCTGGGACCAGCCGAAACTTGTCCGGGTCTGTTCTCGATCCGTCCGCGGCGCAGGCACCCGAGCCCAGTTGCGCACGGTGTGAATCCGGTTTCCCGGGACTCCGTAAGACTCCAATGTCGCACGGAAGTCATCGCTCACGACGACCAGTGCGTCGGCCCGCCGCAGCACCGACTGCTCCGACCGCGCGGCGACACCCGCCAACCGACGGCCTCCGGTCACGCCGCTCTGGAGCGAGGCGGGGCCGACCAGGTCCTGCACGATCAGCACCAACCTTGCCCCGTACCGCGCGGACATGGCGGCGGCGGCCGCTGCGCCGGCCAGCGCAGGACTGACCCCGACTACGACTGTCGGGCGGTGCCGGACAGGCACGCAGCAAACATGAGCCAGGAAGGATGCCTCATACATGGCACGGCGAGCGGCGTCCGGTTGCCCGGGCACGTAGTGCTTGACCCGAGTGATCGCCACCCGGCGGCGCTCCTCCCGGAAGAGCCGCCCGCGCCGGTAAGCCGGCGGCACCGACCAGTGGGGATAGGTGGGCAGACCCGTGACCACTTCCACGGACTGCACGCGCGTCGCCAAGTGTTCGGCCAGGGCAGTTGTGTACGGTCCGATACCCGTCGGCTCGGGCCAGTAATTGATGCCCACCAGCAGCACGCGCGCGGCGGCCGTCGCGTCGGCACGCCCCGCACTGAGCTGGCCTCGATGTTTCTCGATGAGTCGTCTCATGCGACGTTCCCCAGGAACCAGCGGTAGGTCGACTCCAGACCGTCCGGCAAGGAGATTTCCGGCTTCCAACCCAGTTGTTCGATGCGCCTGACATCCAACAGCTTCCGGGGAGTTCCGTCGGGCTTGTCGGCGTCCCACTCGATCTCGCCCCGCCAGCCGACTACCCGACCCACCTCCTGCGCCAGTTCGGCGATCGTCAGGTCCGCGCCGACCCCGATGTTGATGGCCAGGTCGCCGTCGTAGTCATCCAGCAGCACGAGACAAGCCCGGGCCAAGTCGTCGACGTGCAGGAACTCCCGACGCGGGGTACCGGTTCCCCACAACGTGATCCGGTCGGCACCGTTGGTCGCAGCGTCGTGAAACTTTCGGATCATCCCGGGCAGCACGTGGCTGCTGATCGGGTCGAAGTTGTCCCCTGGCCCGTACAGGTTCGTGGGCATGGCGCTGATGTAGGGCAACGCATACTGCTTGCGCAGCGCCTGAACGTGTTGCAGGCCCGCGATCTTGGCCAGCGCGTAGGCGGAATTGGTCTCCTCGAGCGGACCGGTCAGCAGGCACTCCTCGGCGATCGGCTGCAGCGCATTCTTCGGGTAGATGCAACTCGAGCCGAGGAACAACAACTTCCGCACGCCCAGCCGGGCTGCCGCATCCATCACGTTCACCTGGATCCGCAGGTTGTCGGACAGGAACTCGGCCGGTCGAGCGCTGTTGGCCAGAATTCCGCCCACCCGGGCCGCGGCCAGTACCACGTACTCCGGACGAATCCGCTGGTACCAGGACTCGACGGACTGATGGTCCCTCAGATCCAATTCAGAGCTGTAAGCACCGACCAGGTTCGAGAACCCAGCCGCAACCAGGTGACGCCAGATCGCCGATCCGACCAATCCTCGGTGACCAGCCACGTGGACGACAGCTTCTCGAGAGATCATCTTCCCGCCTGCCAATCCGAGCGCGGTGGGAGAGCCGAGGATGCGCTGGGGTCCGGGCCACACGTGGGCCAGCAACGCAACAGGAGAACCAGCGCACCCAGATCCCAGAAGTACCGAAGATCAGAACGGAGGTTGTACTCGAGCAGGCCTACGGAAAGGAAAATGGTCAGCGCGCTGCCGACCACAAATCCGCCGGTGGAGCGAAGGCCAGGCAACGCCGCGATCGCCCGTTGCGCGGCGGTGAGTCCCGCGCCCAGCAACAGGAATACAGCGACCAGCCACCCGTAACCGGACGAGGCAAGTTCGCCGAGACCGCTGAAGGGCACCGCGCTGTTCACTCGCAACCCGCTCTTGATGTCCTCCCAGTCCGTGAACTGGCCCGGCAGCGGATCGAGGCTGGTGATCAGGGCTTTCCGGGGAAAGTGCTCCTGGGTGGCGACTACACCGGTCAGCGGCACGGAGAACAACAGATTTCCCAAAACCGAATAAGGCTCCGACACGAATGCCGAGCCAGGATCGTGGGCCAACTGGTGGGCGTAAGGGATCAGGCCGGCCGAATCCCCAGCATCGCCACGTAGGGCCAACGGCAATTGGAACAGGAAAGCCGTGGCCAGGGCCGTGACCAGGACGGTCCGCCGCCGGATGCGTCGCCCGGTGGCGAAGGCCCCGATCAGCAGGCAGACCGGCAACAGGCCGATCCCACGGGTGTCCCGGGACAACGCCAACCCGAAATAGACAACCAGCATTGCGACGCCGATGGATCGTGCGGATTTCCGGTTCGGGTCGAACACCACCAATGCCGCCAGAGTCATGCCGATGGGGGTCAGCAACGAACCGGCCTTGATCAGCAGCACTGGGCCGCCGACGGTCTGATATCCGGTACGGATCAGGACTTCGTGCCATCCCTGCCCGACGACGTGCAGGACTATCGGGACCGAGCCGGTCGACAGCAGGACCCAGCTCCCCACCGGTCGGGTCAGCCGGGGCAGGCGGATCGCGGTGGGGCGTCCCGGACGGGCCGCCACCAAGGCGCCCGTCCAGAGGCAGAGGCTCGCCGTGGCGAACGTGATCGCCGCGGCACGGTACGTTCCCGCGTCGGTGGTCAGCACCCTGGACGACGCGTCGCCTTTGTCGGCCACCGCGTCGAAGAAGTAGTACCCGGCCGCGCCAACCGAGTTCAGAACGGCGATCACCAGGGCGGCCAACGGCACTGCCTCCCGGGTCGACGCCCGCAGCGCGCCGACCTGAACCGCGGTGACGGCACCGGTCAACGCCAGCATCAGCGCATGAGAATTCGGCCATGCCAGCTCGCCGATCGCTCCGGCACAGGCAACCATGCACGGTCCAACCGCCATCCAGCGGGAGGCTGAAACCGTCGCCCCCCGGACGGGGGCGGGCGCGTCGAGTACGTGGGTCATGGCCTTCGTCCAGAGGGAGTCGATTCGTGACGACGCTCTTCCGGTGTTCGGCCGGAACAGCTGCGGTGGAGGCTGCGCGCGCCGTTCGCCGACGCGCTATCGGCCGATGTGCCGCCGGTACGGCCGCAGTCACTTCCGACGGATCACCATCGGCCGGGCTCGTTAGGGCGACGCTCGCCGAGGCTGGAGAGGATGTCGTCGACCGACCGCTCGGCTCTCGAGTAAGTCCGCGGGCCAGGCACCGAGGTGGCCACCGCAGGCGGGTCCGCCGCGACGGCGCTGGCGGCCGGCGGTCCGAGGGGCGGTGGCGGCGCCGTCCCTCGCAGGCCGTCGGGTGCCCGGCGTGCGACCGAGCGGCTGTACTCGCTGTTCTGGGTGTACCGGTATTCGTAGGAGCCCGCCTGGCTGGCGCGGGACATCGACAGGACGACACCGAAGATTGGCGCGGAGACGCGGCGGATCGTCTGCGCAGCTGCGGTGACCTGGTCGGTCCGGACTCGTCCGGACCGGGCCACCAGCACGACCCCGTCGCACTTCGCGGCGAGCACGGCCGCGTCTGCCACTGGCAGGGTCGGGGTCACGTCGAAGATCACCGTGTTGTACCGCGCCCGAAGCTCGTCCAGCAGCGCCGCCATCTTCGAGGAGGCAAGCATTTCGCTGGGATTGGGTGGCAAGGCTCCGGCTCCCAGGAAGTCCAGCAGACCCCCGCGCCACGGCTGCAGTGCAAGGTCGAGCGAGACCTGCCCGGTGAGCACGGTGGTCAGTCCGACCGCGTTCTCCACGCCCATGTACTCCGCCGCCTTCGGGCGTCGCAGGTCCGCCTCGACTATCGCAACCCGGCTGCCCGCTTGGGCCAGCGCCAAGGCGAGGTTGCAGGCGGTTACCGTCTTGCCCTCGTCGGGCAAAGCGCTGGTGACGACGATCAGTCGATTCGAACGGT
Coding sequences within it:
- a CDS encoding GDP-L-fucose synthase — its product is MISREAVVHVAGHRGLVGSAIWRHLVAAGFSNLVGAYSSELDLRDHQSVESWYQRIRPEYVVLAAARVGGILANSARPAEFLSDNLRIQVNVMDAAARLGVRKLLFLGSSCIYPKNALQPIAEECLLTGPLEETNSAYALAKIAGLQHVQALRKQYALPYISAMPTNLYGPGDNFDPISSHVLPGMIRKFHDAATNGADRITLWGTGTPRREFLHVDDLARACLVLLDDYDGDLAINIGVGADLTIAELAQEVGRVVGWRGEIEWDADKPDGTPRKLLDVRRIEQLGWKPEISLPDGLESTYRWFLGNVA
- a CDS encoding glycosyltransferase, with the translated sequence MRRLIEKHRGQLSAGRADATAAARVLLVGINYWPEPTGIGPYTTALAEHLATRVQSVEVVTGLPTYPHWSVPPAYRRGRLFREERRRVAITRVKHYVPGQPDAARRAMYEASFLAHVCCVPVRHRPTVVVGVSPALAGAAAAAAMSARYGARLVLIVQDLVGPASLQSGVTGGRRLAGVAARSEQSVLRRADALVVVSDDFRATLESYGVPGNRIHTVRNWARVPAPRTDREQTRTSFGWSQDATVILHTGSMGFKQGLENVVEAARLAQGEPRLRWVLMGDGSQFDRLRIAASGLPNLEFRPLCSDADYGSVLDAADILLLNERPSVAQMSLPSKLTSYFSSGRPVAAAVRPDSATAAELRLAGAPSPVAPSDPAALLQLIRELAACPESCAAYGRSQRDFALRNLSFGRAMRDMEVILCPSTIATPLT